The nucleotide sequence TGCAGGCCGTCGCCATGGGGTTCTTCAGGAGCGTCCTCGCCCAGATGATCATCTGCGGCATTATTGCGCTGCTTGGGCCAGGTCTATGGGTATGTTCACATCAGGCACATGGCGCATTCCAGCTTCTTCACTGGCGCATCTTAGCTGACCTTGGAATCTGAAAAGAATGCCAACAACTCCCTCGGTGCCGGTGGTGCCCTTGAGCCATACCTTGTCAACGCGGGAAACTCGATCGTTTTTGCGTTCATGGGCATCTTCTCGATCCTGTCTCCCGTGTTCGTGAACTGGATCGGAGTCAAGCAGACGCTCATCCTGGGGACCTTGGGCTGGTCCATCTACAGCGGCGCGCTCTACCAGAACAACCGTTTCGGCACCGAGTGGTTCGTCATCGTGGGCGCCGTCATCTGCGGCATCAGCGCCGGGTTCTACTGGGCGGCCGAGGGCGCCGTGATCCTGTCATACCCCGAGCACCGCAAGCGAGGGCGATACCTGGCCCTCTGGATGGCCTTTAAGAACAGCGGCCAGATGATCGGAGGCAGCATCAACCTGGGCCTGAACGCCGGCACCGCGGTCGCCGGCAAGGTGTCGTGGGTGACGCTGCTCGTGTTTGTGTGCCTGCAGGCCCTCTCCCTCCCGGTCGCGCTGCTCCTCTCCCCGCCGCACAAGGTCGAGCGCAGGGACGGCTCGCCCATCCACGTCGAGCAGCGCACGCCCATGCTCGAGCAGCTGCGGCGCATCTGGACCACGGTCtcgacgcgccgcgtcggcctgctgctgcccgTCTTCTTTAGCTGCTGGTTCTACTGGGGCTACGGCTCCACGTTCCTGACGCTGTACTTTACCGTCCGCGTCCGcgccttggcctccttcCTGTCGGCCGTCACCGGCACCATCGCCTGCATCCTCTTTGGCGTCTTTCTGGACTCGGACAGGTTCACGGTCAAGCAGCGCCTCCGCTGGGGGTTCCTGGCCTCGTGCGGACCCTTTACGCTGATTTGGATCTGGGTCTTTGTCGTGCAGTACGACTTTAACAATGCGAACCCGGGCGCGCTGGACTGGCTGAGCCCCGGGTTCGGGCGCGCGTTCGGCGCCTACATCATGCTAAACACCGTCGGCAACATGGTGCAGAACTTTTTGTACTTTTTGGTCGGCACCATCGGCGACGGCACGTCGGAGATGAGCAGGCTGACGGGGCTGCTGAGGGGTGTGGAGAGCTGGGGACAGTGTGCTTCTTTCGGCATCAGCAGCAggtgagctttttttttttttttttctttctttctttcttttctttcccggATAGTGGCGTTCTGCGGTCAAAGTTGTTGTGCACATGACTGGGTACTAACGCATAAATTCGGGACCTAGCAAGTTCAACCTACTGCACACCGTCATTATCAACCTCGTGCTCTGGgtggtcagcctggtacctGCGTTCATTAGCGTCTGGGAGGTGGAGGAGAGGAAGCACGCGGGAGCAGTCGAATCGGCCGAGACTGAAGGCAAGGCCGAACCGGCCAGCAAAGTCGGTGTGGACGAGGAAGTATCCAAGGTTTGACGGTGGGCTTGACGAGTTTTCAACGCCTGTACGGAGGTGCAGACGGTTGTCTCCCGTGAGCACCAGAATTTAGGTACAAAATTCAAAAGCTTTTACTTTATTTACTTGCCATTGGAACACAAAAGCGAGACCATACCCACTTTGCTCAAAGTTTAACTGCGACATGAGATGTGGAACCGTTGTTGGCGAGTCGGGCGCACCAGTTCAAGCGGGGTTATCTCGCCAGGTACATGCGGCTCCTGATTGGGCCAAGCTGCCCTATGCGATTCCGCCCCAAACATCTATCGTGTCCACCATTGTAGCTTTTTCAGATATTTgcgcacttttttttttttctctcggtCGCTTGTAAACTCCACCAGCAGTGTGCCCCGTCGTCAAGCTCGTCAGACAGCTTGAGAAGCGTACATGGTTTAGTGGTAAAATCCATCGTTGCCATGAATATCTCCCGATATCCTCGATCTCGATGGGCCCCCGGTTCGATTCCGGGTGTACGCAGGTGACTTGTCACGTGAGTAGCATGTGACTTTGCTCTTAATCTTTTTGCTTGCGAATGAGGGAGATTTCTATTTGCTCTTTCTTTCCTTCGCCCTGCAGTCCTGTTCCCCCACAACCCGCTGGGGATTCCTACCCTGCAGCGCAACTCTGTTCTTTCTGAATTCGGTAAAAATACAGAAGCGGTTGTTGTTATTAAAAGTGACGGTTATTCCATTCTGGTTCTGGAAGAAACTATCCGTTTATTCATCCTTCCGCCGACGAGGGGCTTGTTTCTACGAAAACTGTGGTTTAAACTAATAGACTTGTAATTCGAACCAATACATTCAAGTTTAAGGTCTCGAATATATCCTCGGCCGCCCGCGAACTACTGACATGGTTTGGTCCTTGTAAGGGTCAAGGTCCATTACATTAATAATGCCGACTATACGTCGATATTATCAACAATCAAGACTTGGCATTGGTATAATCTCATTGGTAGTCTTTGGCCATTATCTCAACTACATATATGCAAGGGAGTAGCAGCAGTTAATAATGATGCATATTTATGCAGATTTTCATCCAGGATCACTCGTGTGCTTGTCCCCGACTTTGTTATAGGTCTTAAATAACGTTGGTATAAACTAGCCTAGTGCTTGCATAAATAACAAGGTAGGTCTTGGTAATAATAGTACATGTTTATACAATTAGAtgttcttcttttcccaGAAAAGCTCCACTGATATTGGCCTGGCGCACATCAGGCGTGGCCGTCGCATATCTGCCGTACTTGTGGCCTCAAATAGTTAGGTGGACGTTATACCGTTCGACCTTGAGTTATACTTGCCGGGCAAATATCTCTGAATCAGGAGACTCAGATTCAGTAGACTCTGGCGTCTCATCCCCCAGGCTTAAAAACCAACCTCTCTCAAAGCCCGCCGGAACAGTCCGAGGCGACACGGGCTCGTCATCAACCACGCGCAGACAGAGCGGAGCCACCAGCCCCGTCTCCTCCGGCGTCTCCTCTCCACCCCCGAAACCATCCGCAAAGATGCCCATCTCGAGCCTGCCCTCGAGCGCATCGTCCAGCATCTCGCAGACCGCCGCCGAGAGCATGTACCCGAGATCCTCCCCGGCCacggcctgctgctgctgctgctgctgctgctcggcgccgccgtccCAGTCGACGTGCGCAAAAGCGACGCGCACCTCGCCGACGTAGCAGCCGTTGTGGTCGTCGGGCTCGGGCTCGGTGCCCAGCGCGGCGCACAGCTCGACGGCGCACCAGCGCTCGGCCAGCCGGTCCGGCaccgcgacggcggcgcacCGGCCCGTCCGGGGGTCCCGCACCCACTGCGCCAGGTAGCCGCAGCCGGGCGCCGCGCAGGCCACGTAGCTCGCCAGCTTGACGCGGCCGTCGTCCAGCCGCTCCTCGTGCGCAAACGGCGTGTCCAGCGTGCCGAGCGGCGCCGCCTTGCAATCCGGGCAGCGGCTGGTGCGGCGGCGCTGGGCTCCTGCTTCGGGTGGTTCTTGGCGCCCGCCGAGGGGGTCGGGGTGGGCCGTGGCCGCTTGCTGCTGGGTTGCCTGCGCGCTTTCTTGAGGGGTCGGGTCTGGTGAGGCATCTTTGGCCGGTGTCGCTGCCGGTGTCGCTGCCGGTTTCGCTGGGTGGGTGTCTCGTGGGATGGTCGTCGTGGGTAGTGCGTGTGCGTCAGAAGTGggattttctttctctttctgcCCTCGCAGATACCTGGGTCAAAGGCAGATATGCAGGAGCAAAGTCGCATTCAGAGATTCGAGTAGCCGGCCAACTTCCATTATTATGTGTTTGAGTGACAGACAGGTCCAAGTTTTGCTATGTTTCTTTGTCGGCGTGAGGGTAAAAGAGCAAGACAAGGAGAGATATAGACACAAAGAcaaatactttttttttagttttgCCTTGTGCTGCGTCACCTTCATTCTGTGACGCGAAAGAGATGGTCTACATGACTGAGTGAGTGTCTCCTTGTCCTTTAGGGGAGGCTGTTGTGTCAGTCTGGTCTTCGAGCTGATCTTGACAGCTTGGAATGCACGTCATCGAGTCATTTCTTGAGGGACCAAGTGCAGCATCTTGAAGGTCAAAGGGGTCAAAAAAGGAGGAGATTTTGGGATTTTATGTGCTGTCATGAGCGTGAGGCTTGAGGCTCCTGCTGAATGGTTAGAGATGTATTGATTCAGCAATGCAGTACCTGTGGGCAAAGTTTGTTCGATCACAACAAACGTAGCGTTTTGTTATTTCCGTCCTCGATGGGTTGATCACGCCCTTTATTCGTCAAAGTGATCTGTCCAAACCAAAGAtcaactagactagttctagtcgaTCTGAAATACTTGGTATAGATTTAAACACGTGGAAGCGACGCTATTCGGAGAGAGATAGCCCTAGATACTTTACATCATAGCTTCAGCGTTGAGGATTGCGCATGATTTGTGATGTTATCACCTCTCACCTTAGCATTGCTAGCGCCATCGGGGGGCTTCCCGTTACGATCGGGGTACATTAGTGACACAAGGGCCGGTGAAAGCTCACGATTCGACGACACAATTCAGTTGGGTAGCTGCATTCGAGGAGAGCTGTCATCCGAACAGACCAAAATGGCCCTCGGGACATATGATCGGTTCGCCATGCCGTCCCGCCCCGGAAACAAGCCCCAAGATGGTTAAATCGGGGGGGCTGATCTTTGAGCGTCGATCGGACCGGGCCGGAAAGGCGGAGAGGAGGCGAGAgaagaatttttttttttttctcaaaaaaaaaatttgtGAGAAAAATTGCATGAATAATTCCCGACGTTGAACCAAAACAAAGATGCGGGCAATTCCAAGCATGCTTACTGACTGTACTTGCCTTAGTGTCGTAGGAAGTGAATGAATCCCACCAATcctctagaactaggtcAGCCGAGATCCAGGATCACACGTTCTCTGAGAAGCTGGGATTAGGCCTAGACCTGGGAACAAGAGCCCCACACCTACCACAAGACCCTTTTTACCCGCGCGCGATTCGTCTGGATCCCTCCGTGAAGCCCGGAAGAGGAAGGTTGCTTTAACATTTTTGGACATGTCCACTTGCCCAAAAATACCACCCCAAGGGACTCGCCTGATGCCGGACAAGATTGGCGCATGGCTTTATTGTCTTGGGGGGGATTGTGGTGGTTGATCTGAGATAACGACATTGTCGCATTGTTGCTGTCACCTTCCGGTATTGAACGGGCGGCAACAGAAACACTGCAaagtgggaaaaaaaaaaaaaaaaaaaaaaaaaaaaaaaaaaaaaaaagcatccaCTTTCTCAGGTTTCCGCTACTGACCGGGTCATCCCAACAACGATTTCGTTTGGGCTGAGACAAGTCTGCAAAGGTGAGGAACAAAAGACAACAGCATTTTTTTCTGAAGGGCCATCTCTGACAAAAGGGCCTCTAAGTATGACAGGCGCTGCTGATAGACAGCTTTTCCGGTTTCGAGATTTGAGCTTCGCCATGCCGTTGGGCGGGACTGATCCTTGAGTCTGTCGGATAAGGGGCCAACCCCGCCAGCAACAACCAAAGTGGTCGATGATGGATTCAGGGTTGCAGTGCATTCATAGAAGTTTACTCTATGGATGGGATTTTTACCAAGCTCGATCCCGTCTGGGAGCtgttcgcttttttttttttttttttttttttttttttttttttttctagaacaaacaaacaagagGCGGGATTGGCATTTGCTTTTGTGTTGTCAACCACGAAGCTGACTTTCGAGCCGCAACAGAAAAGCAAATCCTTTGCAGGGTGGCTGACCTCACTGTCCGCCCGAGGTTGGGGGCGGTCACCAAGAACAAATGCATGGAGCTGGAACCCAAGACTTGCACCATGCTCCCAGCGGGAAACAACAGGCTCCTCAGGCGGCCCACTTTCTGCAGGAAGATGGTATTTGATTtagaaataataaaaaaaaatgacgAAACTTTGGTTGCGCCAACTTGGCGTTCCTGGTCACCGTAACGTTAACCGTGGTATTGAAGAGCCCGGTTGCATGCACTCCCTTTCTGGTTGATCACAGGGCCTTGCTGTTATAGGACATGTGGGCTAGGTTCGCGTTATATATGACACCAGACACCAAACACAGACACCAGACACCAGTATATCCACCACAGCATCCCGCTCCCGACACTGACAGTGGTTTCCGCTGTCGTCCAAGCAGCCAAAATGAAGTCCTCATTTCTTGGAAACCTCCTCGTCGCTCTCctagcaacaacagcaacgcaGTCTCTAGCACTGCCGATAGACGATGGCCAAGCAGCAAACGCCACCTCTGCGGCGGCGGACCTGCTCGGCGTCTCACCGCTGCCCCGGCTGGCCATCTACTTCCAGACGACGCACTCGTCGGCGACGGGGCGGCCCATCTCGATGCTGCCGCTGGTGACGGAAAAGGGCATCGCGCTGACGCACCTGTACGTGTGCACGCTGCACGTCAACTACGACGGCGAGATCCACCTCAACGACTTCCCGCCGGGGCACGCGCGCTTCGCGACGCTCTGGCGCGAGGCCGCGGTGCTGCGGGGCTCGGGCGTGCGCGTCATGGCCATGGTGGGCGGCGCGGCCGAGGGCTCCTTTTCGCGGCGCACGCTGGACGCGCCCGACGGCGACCCCGATTTCGAAAAGTACTACGGCCAGCTGCGCGACGTGCTGCGCGACTTTGGCCTGCAGGGGCTCGACGTCGACGTCGAGCAGCCCATGTCGCTGCGCGGCGCCGTGCGGCTCGTCCGCCGCCTGCGCGAGGACTTTGGGCCCGACTTTGTCCTCACGCAGGCCCCCGTCGGCACGGCGCTgagccgcggcggcgcgCCGAACCTCTCGGGCTTCTCGTACCGGGACCTGGACCAGGCGGTGGGCGGGAGCATCGAGTTCTACAATGCGCAGTTCTACAACGGGTTCGGGGACAtgtcgacgacggcggcgtacGACTCGGTGGTGGCGGCCGGGTGGGATCCGCGGCGGATCGTGGCGGGGCAGATCACGACGCCCGACAACGGGCAGCAGTTTGTGCCGTTCGACCAGCTCAGGCGCACCATGGACGAGCTGCGGGCCAGGTACGGCGAGATCGGCGGCATCATGGGCTGGGAGTACTTCAACGGCAAGCCCGGCGGCGAGTCGGAGCCCTGGGAGTGGGCGCAGGAGATCACCGCCATACTCAGGCCCGACGTGCCCACCGTGCTGACGGTCAGCCAGGCGGACGCCGACGAGCTGGACGAGGCGTGGGCGGTCAGCGTGGCGGCCCAGCCCGTCATGGCGCTGGGGACCGCGGGTGTCGATCCCGAGACGCCGGATGTGGACTATCAGGCCATGGTTAATGCGTGATGATTTGTTGAGTTTATGATGACCTGTATGTGggagttttgtttttattgcCTTTTGGATGCATCTAGGGTCAATCCTTTTGGTtattagaactagttctagacctagttgAAATGTTATGTATATAGTTTGTCCAGTCTAGGTGACGCGGAATTACACCCTTGCATGTTGACCGCTCTCCAAAGCAACTGTTTCTATTCCCAGCAAGGGAGCACAGTAGCTCATTTACCTGCTACTATAGACGCTACACCTTATTTGAGGCGCAGCTGATGTCCACGACAACTCACTGGAAACCATGATGGGCGGCAAGATTCAGGCCCATTTCCCATGGCAGGTCACTCAAAATTGACTCCAATTCCCAAGGATGTCCACGCCAAGACTATACGGGCTTGGCAAGGTAGTTATAACGCCGAGGACTGTCACACTGAACAAGTCCCGATGAGGGGAACCGGGTCTTGGCGGGGCAGGTGTTGTTTTTCGGTGAATTATTCGGCAAGAAATGCGAGGCTTGAAGGAGACTAGACTAGGTTCTAGTGAATGGCAGCGTCCATGGTAGCTTGTTATCCCCGTTCCAGTTCACCACATGTACAGAGTATGAACCGCAACACCATGCCCCATGTATAAATGGAAGCTACATAGACAAAAACCCCCACACTAGTAAGCGTAAAACATGACGGCCTCATCGTCCGACGCCCTGATCTTCTTGTTCATGGCGCGCAGCCACCACCTCATGGCCCAGGCGCAGAGGATGGTGGCGACGCTGAGGGCGGCGCTGGACGACATGGCGATGACGTAGCGCGGCTCGTCCCAGTCGGGCCACAGGTACGGGGTCCAGATGAAGGACATGGCGGCGGCCATGTTGGCGATGGCCAGCGACGaggccttcttctccttggtcTGCGAGCAGGTGCTGGCCACCCAGCCCAGGATGATGCTGTTGGCCGAGTAGGTGCCGACGGTGAAGACGATCATGGCAAAGTAGCGCGCGCCCGTGTTGAGCGTCGCGCAGCCCAGCACGAAGCCCGCCACGGCCAGCGACTTGCCCACGGTCAGGTGCCAGGTGCGCTCGTTGCGCCGCCCCGACGACCACGACCAGCAGATGGCGGTGACGCCGGCGATCAGGTACGGCGGGCAGGTCAGCGCCAGCGTCACGGTCTGGCCGAAGCCCAGCGTCTTGACCGCCGTGGGAAAAAAGTTCTTGAAGCCGTTGGCGCCGAGGTGCAGGTGCTGCATGAGGGCAAACAGCCACACGCGCCCGTCCCTGGCCGCCTCGAGCATGCCCCTGAAGGTGGTGGTCACGCCCTTTTCGCCGACCGTGTCGCGCACGATGCGCGCGTGCGCCAGCTGCCGCTCGTCGTCGGTCAGCCAGCGCGTCTGCAGCGGCTCGTCGGGCAGCAACCAAAAACTGGCGACGGCGACCACGAGCGTCGCGAGGCCCTGGATGATGAAgagccaccgccaccccgaCAGGCCCGCCACGCCGTCCATCTCAAAGATGCCGATGGCGATGAGGCCGGCAAAGGCGGTGGCCAGGATGTTGCCCGTGTACAGGACGGCGATGCGGGTGGCGATCTCCTTGCGCGTGTAGAACTGGGCCAGCATGTACAGGGCGCCCGGGTAGTAGGGGGCCTCGGTCACGCCCAGGAAGAAGCGCGTCAGCAGCAGGCCCGTGTAGTTCTTGGCCACGGCGGTCAGCGTGCTGACCACGGCCCAGAGCACCATCCACGACGACATCCACACGCTCGGCCGCACCCGCGTGAGCATCATGTTGGACGGCAGCTGCATGATGATGTAGCCGACGAAGAGGATCGAGATGCACGTTTGGTACTCGCCCGGCTGGAGGTTGAGGTCTTTTTCCAGGTTGTTGAGGCGCGCGAGCGTGATGGCGTTGCGGTCCTGTCGAGCGAGAATTAGCGACAATTTGGTTTAATTTCTTGTCTGTCTTGTCGTCACAAACCAGATAGTTGAGCCAGTACATCAGCCACAGAATCGGCATCATCCATCTGTCCAGCTTCTTGACCAGCGCAATCTCGCGAGGGTCCACCTTTTCGTGCGCTCCAGAATAGTCGAGCCCTCCCTTGAGATCCTGCTCGTTTTCGGCCTCTACACGTAGTGGCTCCTGCTTCTCGACCGGAGACCGAAGCTGCCCTTGAGGGTCCGTTGCCCCCGAGGGTGAAATCGCGTCCTTTGACATGCTGTTTTCAAAAGCAGACCTTTTTGATGGACAACCAAGACTAGCAGACGGcaaaggaaggaaaatgtAAAAAGTCCTCGACTTTATACGTGTTTCGCCTCCTGGCTGGTCCAGCATGGCCACCCACCCATTTCGGTCCACAAATATCTCGAGGGCCAATGCACCACACACACTTGTTCACCCTCCGAGTTCCTTGcactcccctttccccgaggTTGGCCCTGCTCCGAGTGCATGTCCCAACAAGTACAGCAATACAACGTGCCCCGGATTGTGGAGCACTGCAGAGAAGCAGAATACCACCAAGTTCTGAATGCTTCAAGATTGATGGACACACTTGGGCACCAATCAGCAAAACGTTCCCAATCCCATCCATGATTTTGACACCGGGTCATGTCTCCCTATCAACCCTGTCGTAACAAATTAACAATATAGAGTTATCACCAAAGAACATCCCCACGATGCCCAGCCTTTAAGCTCCGAGTTCCCGAGGCTTGAGCGCTGAAGCTTTTGTCCACTCCATCCACGCACTTGGCAAAACATTACCGACTTTGTTTTTTCACCATGCACAAGGAGCACTCACCCTCCCCCTCAGTCCCGCAGACGTGGATTTGTGTACATAGTAATGCGGGGAAAGAAGATGCAATGCATTGCACTGCGGGGAGAGCATCTTGGCACATGTCAACGTCTCATTGCCAAGCGTCCTTCCTCTCCGCATCCGGCAAAACATCGGGAGACTATGGGTTAGGCCCGATGCGCTTGACGgggctcttttttcttttttttttttttgctccgaTTGGTGGTATGGTGTTTTGGTCTCTCAGGCTGGCGGCAAAGGTCAGTCGTTTACATGCCGATATCCGTGCGTTACACAGCAAGAGGAGGAAAAACAAAACTACCCGCCATTCCATTTTCGCTTTGTGCTCCTACCCCGCCGAGAGGTGCGGACGGCATGATGTCCAGTGGTGCTCGAGAGTCTTGACTGGGGGGAGCCTTTGAAAACGTGTAGTGCCCGTCTTGGAACACGTTCTCCCAGCGACAAATGGTAGCTGCAAGAGTGGATGAAAGTTGTCTGGCTGGGCCATCACTAAGCTACTGGGGCGACTGGTGGATATGCCATCGATACTAGGATGGCAACTCTATAAAGTCTCTTGCTTGTGGAAAGCTGCACCTGTGCTTCGGTTCTTGAACAGTATACTACCATATAAGCCAGAATTGCTTTCTTTTTAAGTTGTAACTAGACACAGCACGGCCTCATGGCTGTCATATCAACACTTGGTGTCTGTCAGTTCTGTTTCGATGCAGCTGTAGTCCATGGGCAAGAAGACTGGGGTGCAAGATTCAGGGGTGTTGAATTGACAAATCACAGCCTAACTGAAATTATA is from Pyricularia oryzae 70-15 chromosome 2, whole genome shotgun sequence and encodes:
- a CDS encoding chitinase 3; this encodes MKSSFLGNLLVALLATTATQSLALPIDDGQAANATSAAADLLGVSPLPRLAIYFQTTHSSATGRPISMLPLVTEKGIALTHLYVCTLHVNYDGEIHLNDFPPGHARFATLWREAAVLRGSGVRVMAMVGGAAEGSFSRRTLDAPDGDPDFEKYYGQLRDVLRDFGLQGLDVDVEQPMSLRGAVRLVRRLREDFGPDFVLTQAPVGTALSRGGAPNLSGFSYRDLDQAVGGSIEFYNAQFYNGFGDMSTTAAYDSVVAAGWDPRRIVAGQITTPDNGQQFVPFDQLRRTMDELRARYGEIGGIMGWEYFNGKPGGESEPWEWAQEITAILRPDVPTVLTVSQADADELDEAWAVSVAAQPVMALGTAGVDPETPDVDYQAMVNA
- a CDS encoding MFS transporter, with translation MSKDAISPSGATDPQGQLRSPVEKQEPLRVEAENEQDLKGGLDYSGAHEKVDPREIALVKKLDRWMMPILWLMYWLNYLDRNAITLARLNNLEKDLNLQPGEYQTCISILFVGYIIMQLPSNMMLTRVRPSVWMSSWMVLWAVVSTLTAVAKNYTGLLLTRFFLGVTEAPYYPGALYMLAQFYTRKEIATRIAVLYTGNILATAFAGLIAIGIFEMDGVAGLSGWRWLFIIQGLATLVVAVASFWLLPDEPLQTRWLTDDERQLAHARIVRDTVGEKGVTTTFRGMLEAARDGRVWLFALMQHLHLGANGFKNFFPTAVKTLGFGQTVTLALTCPPYLIAGVTAICWSWSSGRRNERTWHLTVGKSLAVAGFVLGCATLNTGARYFAMIVFTVGTYSANSIILGWVASTCSQTKEKKASSLAIANMAAAMSFIWTPYLWPDWDEPRYVIAMSSSAALSVATILCAWAMRWWLRAMNKKIRASDDEAVMFYAY